One window of Candidatus Eisenbacteria bacterium genomic DNA carries:
- the gap gene encoding type I glyceraldehyde-3-phosphate dehydrogenase → MALKVAINGFGRIGRLVVRAAVARKSPIEFVHVNDLTDANTLQHLLKFDTVHRVWHGIPSQSADGRLHLGSAAVPVTAEKDPSKLPWGALGVDIVLEATGRFTDREKAAVHLAAGAKSVLVSAPSKGAELTFVMGVNDSLYDRSKHRIFSIGSCTTNCLAPVAKVLNDTFGIEHGFMTTIHAYTNDQNILDLPHKDLRRARAAGMNMIPTSTGAAKAIGEVLPELKGRLDGLAVRVPVQDGSLVDLVVKVKKTTTKEEVNAAMKAASQGALKGYLEYCEDPIVSNDVIGNAASSVFDSLSTNVMNGDLVKVMSWYDNEWGFSNRVVDALLKMA, encoded by the coding sequence ATGGCCCTCAAAGTCGCCATCAACGGTTTCGGTCGAATCGGACGCCTCGTGGTCCGGGCCGCCGTCGCCCGCAAGTCACCGATCGAATTCGTGCACGTCAACGACCTCACCGACGCGAACACGCTCCAGCACCTGCTCAAGTTCGACACCGTGCATCGGGTCTGGCACGGCATCCCGAGCCAGTCGGCCGACGGCCGGCTCCACCTCGGTTCGGCCGCCGTTCCGGTGACCGCCGAGAAGGACCCCTCGAAGCTGCCATGGGGCGCGCTCGGCGTGGACATCGTGCTCGAGGCGACCGGCAGGTTCACGGACCGCGAGAAGGCGGCGGTGCATCTGGCGGCGGGCGCGAAGTCCGTGCTCGTTTCGGCGCCCAGCAAGGGGGCGGAGCTGACCTTCGTGATGGGCGTCAACGACAGCCTGTACGACCGCTCGAAGCACCGGATCTTCAGCATCGGCTCGTGCACGACGAACTGCCTCGCGCCGGTGGCCAAGGTGCTCAACGACACCTTCGGCATCGAGCACGGCTTCATGACCACCATCCACGCGTACACGAACGACCAGAACATCCTCGATCTGCCGCACAAGGACCTGCGCCGCGCGCGCGCCGCGGGGATGAACATGATTCCCACCTCGACCGGGGCGGCCAAGGCGATCGGCGAGGTGCTGCCCGAGCTCAAGGGCCGCCTGGACGGCCTTGCCGTGCGCGTGCCCGTGCAGGACGGCTCGCTCGTGGACCTGGTCGTCAAGGTGAAGAAGACCACGACCAAGGAAGAGGTCAACGCCGCGATGAAGGCGGCCTCGCAGGGCGCCCTCAAGGGCTACCTCGAGTACTGCGAGGACCCGATCGTCTCGAACGACGTCATCGGCAACGCCGCCAGCAGCGTCTTCGATTCGCTGTCCACGAACGTCATGAACGGCGATCTCGTGAAGGTGATGTCCTGGTACGACAACGAGTGGGGCTTCTCGAACCGGGTGGTGGACGCGCTGCTCAAGATGGCGTGA